One genomic region from Athalia rosae chromosome 3, iyAthRosa1.1, whole genome shotgun sequence encodes:
- the LOC105686796 gene encoding uncharacterized protein LOC105686796, with amino-acid sequence MKEYALRWFVLYLCFSTTTARLWGVVEESDEGDEGDDDDYVEAGPETNEVIDPDIGTGDPTDLNDDDDDEEEDAPDPNWDTNRAIRDVAYFLRSHKFNDFDRRYYLNISESPRRLYQEFPKPPLRSLHWEVHKQCEVSFRSCLKFLEGIANSASLKRADDTVTVMREQGWDYVKDKEKLVAVQMDCERSKRKDNFTAVPFQGPIERFQWRTTASYYMCWYTMLGVPELALFGEPCDNMAYCLDHYGMDNNDPRADDTQPFACALYSFCPDPCCSSDHIWYMNDCYQSPENPCYAGNGPDDRTCTLNRDENRDFNSLIKNQLNVTCQCQNSGYEWSSRFGICVDVDECATGANDCHKENKTSCVNLPGYYDCICNLGYVYNAEQKLCDYDKTINEALYGVDEKTNNNETESRSMLSMIIKIITRSNAPYFNRRPDLVLIFKQRFHLAQRDFNEITKLQVSTAREQQLRQEKKKKINVRRLTISENAHERLFLDGFTVKLKPSRWKVRLAKMRWEF; translated from the exons ATGAAGGAGTACGCGTTGCGCTGGTTTGTTCTTTACTTATGTTTTTCTACGACGACAGCTCGTCTCTGGGGTGTAGTCGAGGAATCCGACGAGGGGGACGAGGGCGATGACGACGACTACGTCGAGGCGGGACCAGAAACAAACGAGGTGATCGACCCTGACATCGGAACCGGCGATCCGACAGACcttaacgacgacgacgacgacgaagaagaagacgcaCCGGATCCCAACTGGGATACGAACAGAGCCATAAGAGACGTGGCCTATTTCCTGAGATCGCACAAGTTCAATGATTTCGATCGCAGGTATTACCTCAACATCTCGGAGTCGCCTAGGAGATTGTACCAAGAATTTCCGAAACCACCTTTGCGGTCGCTACACTGGGAAGTTCACAAACAGTGCGAAGTCAGCTTCAGGTCTTGTCTCAAATTTCTCGAGGGGATCGCAAACTCCGCTTCACTGAAACGTGCGGATGACACCGTTACCGTCATGAGGGAACAGGGTTGGGACTACGTCAAAGATAAGGAAAAATTAGTTGCCGTACAAATGGATTGTGAACGATCGAAACGGAAGGACAATTTCACCGCCGTACCCTTTCAAGGACCCATCG AACGTTTTCAATGGCGAACAACCGCCAGCTACTACATGTGCTGGTACACAATGTTGGGCGTTCCGGAGTTGGCGTTGTTTGGCGAACCTTGCGACAACATGGCGTATTGCCTCGATCACTACGGGATGGACAACAACGACCCAAGGGCCGACGACACTCAACCTTTCGCTTGTGCTTTGTACAGTTTCTGTCCGGACCCATGCTGCTCTTCGGACCACATCTGGTATATGAACGACTGTTACCAGTCACCGGAAAATCCTTGCTACGCTGGGAACGGTCCAG ATGATCGAACCTGCACATTGAATCGCGATGAAAACAGGGATTTCAattcgttgataaaaaatcaattgaacGTGACCTGCCAGTGTCAAAATTCGGGATACGAATGGTCGTCGCGTTTCGGCATCTGCGTTGACGTGGACGAGTGCGCGACGGGAGCCAACGATTGTCACAAAGAGAATAAAACCAGCTGCGTAAACCTACCCGGCTATTACGACTGCATATGCAATCTTGGATACGTTTACAACGCGGAACAAAAATTATGCGACTACGACAAAACCATAAACGAAGCTCTTTACGGAGTCGATGAGAAAACGAATAACAACGAGACCGAATCGAGGAGTATGCTGTCGATgatcataaaaattattaccagATCCAACGCACCCTATTTCAATCGTCGTCCAGAC CTTGTCTTGATATTCAAGCAACGATTTCACCTCGCCCAAAGGGATTTCAACGAAATCACCAAACTTCAAGTCAGTACAGCCCGTGAACAGCAACTTCGgcaagaaaagaagaaaaaaataaatgtacgaaGGCTCACGATTTCAGAAAATGCGCACGAACGCCTATTCCTAGACGGCTTTACAGTTAAACTAAAACCATCTCGATGGAAAGTTAGGCTCGCTAAAATGCGATGGGAATTTTAG
- the LOC105686795 gene encoding putative fatty acyl-CoA reductase CG5065 has product MAVREWFAGQEILLTGVTSDIGNVVLEKLLRSCPGVKAIHLIVRSRNNQTNEDRIKNIFASPGFERLRQQCPDAISRVKTIEGNLVYDDLGVIEDQLNILKNVSVVIHAGGPHDALFEFCSELPSLKAASAVMNLFKQRRKTSNDESFPNIPLSILRVPAVGPALKEPMPGFLNVFKGATALMVGAGYALGDDNLPASILPVDIAANTLIASAWGKATSTEKENVTIYNSPALNCTWRRLIESGRKASKKFPYPSFGMRGMTANPWLHWFVVLFFEWLPSVLCDTILQVLGTKPRIVDDHLRIRTALQALDPVLSRSWPTDQKSLTELNNRMSPEDQEEFFVTPEIDLETYVLCAAAGVKKLCPNNNAKIVNMFKFVLCAALAVALFFMVFI; this is encoded by the exons ATGGCTGTTCGCGAGTGGTTTGCGGGACAAGAGATCCTTCTGACAGGAGTAACCAGTGACATTGGTAATGTGGTGCTAGAAAAACTGCTCAGATCATGTCCCGGTGTCAAAGCAATCCATTTAATCGTCAGATCAAGGAATAACCAGACAAACGAGGACCGCATCAAAAATATCTTCGCATCACCAGG tttCGAAAGATTGAGGCAACAATGTCCGGACGCGATATCGCGCGTAAAGACCATCGAGGGAAATTTAGTGTACGATGACCTGGGCGTGATTGAGGATCAGTTGAACATCCTGAAAAACGTGAGCGTCGTTATCCACGCGGGAGGACCTCACGACGCTCTATTTGAATTCTGTTCCGAATTACCATCGCTCAAGGCAGCTTCTGCCGTGATGAACTTGTTcaaacagagaagaaaaacatcgAATGACGAAAGTTTCCCAAATATTCCGCTCTCCATTCTAAGAGTACCCGCTGTCGGACCTGCCCTCAAAGAACCAATGCCAGGATTCCTGAACGTTTTCAAAGGTGCGACCGCTCTCATGGTCGGAGCTGGTTACGCGTTGGGAGACGACAATCTTCCGGCATCGATTCTTCCGGTAGACATCGCGGCAAATACGCTCATTGCATCTGCCTGGGGTAAGGCGACGAG TACGGAGAAAGAGAATGTAACTATTTACAACTCACCAGCCCTGAACTGCACCTGGCGTAGACTGATAGAAAGCGGACGTAAAGCTAGCAAGAAATTCCCATATCCTTCCTTCGGGATGCGAGGAATGACCGCAAATCCCTGGTTACATTGGTTCGtcgtattatttttcgaatggcTTCCTTCCGTTCTGTGCGATACGATTCTGCAAGTACTCGGCACTAAACCAAG AATCGTCGACGATCACCTCCGTATACGAACCGCACTCCAGGCGTTAGATCCTGTCCTTTCAAGGTCGTGGCCAACCGATCAAAAGAGCTTGACCGAGCTCAACAATCGAATGTCGCCCGAGGACcaagaagaatttttcgttacgcCAGAAATTGATCTTGAGACGTACGTACTCTGTGCCGCCGCAGGAGTGAAGAAATTATGTCCGAACAACAACGCAAAGATCGTCAACATGTTCAAGTTCGTGTTATGCGCAGCACTCGCGGTCGCATTGTTTTTCATGGTTTTTAtctga